Proteins encoded in a region of the Streptomyces sp. NBC_00310 genome:
- a CDS encoding response regulator transcription factor, protein MIRKGVRAVLATSGDIDVVAEAGDGREAVELARLHRPDVAVLDIRMPGIDGLRAASEIRRVLPSTGVVMLTTFGEDEYILRALGDGAAGFLIKSGEPEELIAGVRAVAEGAAFLSPKVAARVIAHLADGGAGVRAERRAAARRRAEALTPRERQVLAHLGAGLTNGQIARRLGLVEGTVKAHVSAILSRLAVDNRAAAAVVAHEAGIVPASESAE, encoded by the coding sequence ATGATCCGTAAGGGGGTTCGGGCCGTGCTGGCCACCTCGGGCGACATCGACGTCGTCGCGGAGGCCGGTGACGGGCGGGAGGCGGTGGAGCTGGCGCGGCTGCACCGGCCAGACGTGGCCGTTCTCGACATCCGGATGCCCGGGATTGACGGGCTGCGCGCGGCCTCGGAGATCCGCCGGGTCCTTCCCTCCACCGGGGTCGTGATGCTGACGACGTTCGGGGAGGACGAGTACATCCTGCGGGCGCTCGGCGACGGGGCGGCGGGGTTTCTGATCAAGTCGGGGGAGCCGGAGGAGTTGATCGCCGGGGTGCGGGCGGTGGCCGAGGGCGCGGCCTTCCTGTCACCGAAGGTCGCGGCCCGGGTGATCGCCCACCTCGCGGACGGGGGCGCCGGTGTGCGGGCCGAACGCCGTGCCGCCGCCCGCCGCCGGGCCGAGGCGCTCACGCCCCGGGAACGCCAGGTGCTGGCCCACCTCGGCGCCGGGCTGACCAATGGTCAGATCGCCCGTCGGCTGGGGCTGGTGGAAGGAACGGTCAAGGCGCATGTCAGCGCGATCCTCTCCCGGCTGGCCGTCGACAACCGGGCGGCGGCGGCCGTGGTCGCCCACGAGGCCGGCATCGTCCCCGCGTCCGAATCGGCCGAGTAG
- a CDS encoding sensor histidine kinase produces the protein MGSLWWVVATGSLACAAGRRPGPARAAAIVLAVVVGAGVVAVGVVPAWITFGDRFVTVLVGAAVLPWFGGRFWRQYRALERAGWERAEHLSHERRLVAEQARLRERARIAQDMHDLLGHDLSLIALSAGALKLSPGLPDEQREAAGDIRGRAATAVDRLGEIIGVLGEAGAVVSPSRVEDLVVSASGAGLPVTLDVEGEPGGLSPVAELAVRRVVQESLTNAAKHAPGATVTVRLRHTAGEVDVRVESGQVRNGAGAVPPGGGRGLIGLDERVRLAGGSMTYGPYEGGFAVVARIPHDPGASPARRASRTPHSPSVSRRTAGEAPYKPDAVRLEHRRARRRLGRIARAALWVPPAVLLLLGAVLRGWDLFLVHDAVLAPEDYARIQVGQSREEFAPLLPARQTPHRPTDDNPTDDNPTDDNPMDDNSASPSPRCEYYAMTADRFDDHSGDAYRLCFRAGRLVLKQVVTP, from the coding sequence ATGGGGAGTCTGTGGTGGGTCGTGGCCACCGGGTCGCTCGCCTGTGCCGCGGGACGGCGGCCGGGGCCCGCCCGTGCGGCTGCGATCGTGCTGGCGGTCGTGGTGGGGGCCGGTGTGGTGGCGGTGGGGGTGGTTCCGGCGTGGATCACGTTCGGGGACCGGTTCGTGACGGTGCTGGTCGGGGCGGCCGTACTGCCGTGGTTCGGGGGGCGGTTCTGGCGTCAGTACCGTGCGCTGGAACGGGCCGGGTGGGAGCGCGCCGAGCATCTGTCACACGAGCGGCGGCTCGTCGCCGAGCAGGCACGCCTGCGTGAACGCGCCCGTATCGCCCAGGACATGCACGACCTCCTCGGCCATGACCTCAGCCTGATCGCCCTGTCTGCGGGCGCCCTGAAACTCTCCCCCGGCCTCCCCGACGAACAGCGGGAGGCCGCGGGGGACATCCGGGGCCGGGCCGCCACCGCGGTGGACCGGCTCGGCGAGATCATCGGCGTCCTGGGGGAAGCTGGTGCGGTCGTGTCACCGTCCCGGGTCGAGGATCTGGTCGTGAGCGCGTCCGGTGCCGGGCTTCCCGTTACGTTGGACGTCGAAGGCGAGCCGGGTGGGCTGTCGCCGGTCGCCGAACTCGCCGTACGGCGGGTCGTACAGGAGTCCCTGACGAACGCCGCGAAACATGCGCCCGGCGCGACGGTGACGGTACGACTCCGGCACACGGCAGGCGAGGTCGACGTACGGGTGGAGAGCGGCCAGGTACGCAACGGCGCCGGTGCCGTTCCGCCCGGCGGGGGTCGCGGGCTGATCGGGCTGGACGAGCGGGTACGGCTGGCCGGGGGCTCGATGACGTACGGCCCGTACGAGGGCGGCTTCGCGGTGGTCGCGCGGATACCCCACGACCCCGGCGCCTCACCCGCTCGCCGCGCCTCGCGCACCCCGCACTCCCCCAGTGTTTCCCGGCGAACGGCAGGCGAGGCTCCGTACAAGCCGGACGCGGTACGGCTGGAGCACCGGCGGGCGCGGCGGCGGCTCGGCCGGATCGCTCGGGCCGCGCTCTGGGTGCCTCCGGCTGTTCTCCTCCTGCTCGGCGCGGTGTTGCGGGGATGGGATCTGTTCCTGGTCCATGACGCGGTGCTGGCGCCGGAAGACTACGCGCGCATCCAAGTCGGCCAGTCCCGCGAGGAGTTCGCGCCACTGCTCCCGGCCCGGCAGACACCCCACCGGCCGACGGACGACAACCCCACGGACGACAACCCCACGGACGACAACCCGATGGACGACAACTCCGCCTCCCCCTCGCCACGATGCGAGTATTACGCGATGACCGCGGACCGCTTCGACGACCACTCCGGCGACGCCTACCGCCTGTGCTTCCGCGCCGGCCGACTGGTGCTCAAGCAGGTGGTCACCCCGTGA
- a CDS encoding Rieske 2Fe-2S domain-containing protein gives MRMRRRDGNRNLDPTAPPRDPRADEYPMPAVPYGWYAVLRSRELRAGKVVSLHYFGRALIAFRGTDGRAAVRDAHCPHYGAHLGVGGKVVDGTVECPFHGWRFGPDGRCVEAPFAVRTPKVSIGGLPVREHSGLVFVYVGPGEPSWEVPEIEETGSRDFASPIDDVCRARIHIQEMRENIVDESHFHFIHGQSEPPVQEWREDGPFAEARGTISRRVFGWDIHNTFDAYMYGPGVMVVRAHGPVLSVTAVALSTPVDDRTSELRMLYYLRKPARLPFLTPLFKLVFRAEALGEVRGEVRIWDHKIHQARPVLLPHEKGIRALRRWYAQFYPVSPGGAADSVEGVVGVGPLEEVGRTS, from the coding sequence ATGCGAATGCGACGGCGCGATGGCAACCGGAACCTCGATCCGACGGCCCCGCCACGGGATCCACGCGCCGACGAGTATCCGATGCCGGCCGTGCCGTACGGGTGGTACGCGGTGCTGCGGAGCAGGGAGTTGCGGGCGGGGAAGGTCGTCAGTCTGCACTACTTCGGGCGGGCGCTGATCGCGTTCCGCGGGACGGACGGGCGGGCGGCCGTGCGGGACGCGCACTGTCCGCACTACGGCGCGCATCTGGGCGTCGGCGGGAAGGTCGTGGACGGGACGGTGGAGTGCCCGTTCCACGGCTGGAGGTTCGGGCCGGACGGGCGGTGTGTGGAGGCACCGTTCGCCGTCCGGACCCCCAAGGTGTCGATCGGCGGCCTCCCGGTGCGCGAGCACAGCGGGCTCGTCTTCGTGTACGTGGGGCCGGGCGAACCCTCGTGGGAGGTCCCGGAGATCGAGGAGACGGGGTCCCGGGACTTCGCCTCGCCGATCGACGACGTCTGCCGGGCGCGTATTCACATCCAGGAGATGCGCGAGAACATCGTCGACGAGTCCCACTTCCACTTCATTCACGGCCAGAGCGAACCGCCGGTCCAGGAGTGGCGGGAGGACGGGCCGTTCGCCGAGGCGCGGGGGACGATCAGCCGGCGGGTGTTCGGGTGGGACATCCACAACACGTTCGACGCGTACATGTACGGGCCGGGGGTGATGGTCGTCCGGGCCCATGGGCCGGTGCTGTCGGTGACCGCCGTCGCGCTCAGCACGCCCGTCGACGACCGCACGAGTGAGCTGCGGATGCTGTACTACCTCCGCAAACCGGCCCGACTCCCGTTCCTCACGCCCTTGTTCAAGCTCGTGTTCCGCGCCGAGGCACTGGGTGAGGTGCGCGGGGAGGTCCGGATCTGGGACCACAAGATCCACCAGGCACGGCCGGTGCTGCTTCCGCACGAGAAGGGGATCAGGGCGTTGCGGCGGTGGTACGCGCAGTTCTATCCGGTCTCTCCGGGCGGGGCGGCGGATTCGGTGGAGGGAGTAGTTGGGGTGGGTCCGTTGGAGGAAGTGGGCCGGACCTCCTGA
- a CDS encoding serine hydrolase domain-containing protein translates to MPSAKHPTNAKNAKSPKSPKNTRRVLIAAALLLGVSAGPTVLPATTATTATTATTATATAGTASARSQSQAQSPPQADPDLAAAMEAAIAGLPSADATAALVRVGGSEGVWRGSSGVHDLATGRAADPNARFRAGSVTKVFTAAVVLQLAAEGRVDLDRSARSYLPELVPASYGGVTVRQLLNHTHGIPAPDFPWTTVEGAYANRFRIHDPEEMVRSATAKEPEFAPGEKQHYLNIGYTIAGLLVERVTGDAYEDQVARRVLKPLGLRGTYFPGTDPRIVGPHNHGYQRMTLDDGTTGLRDVTVWGATDAWAAGSLISTTADLERFTNALFRGRIVPRGPVLEEMFTVPEVADFPTGKPAEYAVGLARKVLGGREVWGKTGGRWGYNTVIASTRDSSRTLVYSVNSTDAKGKDVSKVALKVMVAAYGLPS, encoded by the coding sequence ATGCCGAGCGCGAAGCACCCGACGAACGCGAAGAACGCGAAGAGTCCGAAGAGTCCGAAGAACACCCGCCGTGTGCTGATCGCCGCGGCCCTCCTCCTGGGGGTGTCCGCGGGGCCGACGGTCCTGCCCGCCACCACGGCGACCACGGCGACCACGGCGACCACGGCGACCGCGACCGCCGGCACCGCCTCCGCACGGTCGCAGTCACAGGCGCAGTCACCGCCGCAGGCGGACCCCGACCTCGCCGCCGCCATGGAGGCCGCCATCGCCGGCCTGCCCTCCGCCGACGCCACCGCCGCCCTCGTTCGGGTCGGGGGGAGCGAGGGCGTGTGGCGCGGCAGTTCGGGCGTGCACGATCTCGCCACCGGCCGGGCCGCCGATCCGAACGCCCGCTTCCGAGCCGGTTCCGTGACCAAGGTGTTCACGGCGGCCGTGGTGCTGCAGCTGGCCGCCGAGGGCAGGGTCGACCTCGACCGGAGCGCCCGCTCGTACCTGCCGGAACTGGTTCCGGCATCGTACGGCGGTGTCACCGTGCGGCAGTTGCTCAACCACACGCACGGCATCCCGGCGCCCGACTTCCCGTGGACGACCGTCGAGGGGGCGTACGCGAACCGTTTCCGCATCCACGACCCGGAGGAGATGGTCCGGTCGGCGACGGCGAAGGAGCCGGAGTTCGCGCCGGGCGAGAAGCAGCACTACCTCAACATCGGCTACACGATCGCCGGGTTGCTGGTGGAGCGGGTGACCGGGGACGCGTACGAGGACCAGGTCGCCCGGCGGGTGCTGAAGCCGCTCGGGCTGCGGGGCACGTACTTCCCGGGGACCGACCCGCGGATCGTCGGCCCGCACAACCACGGCTACCAGCGGATGACGCTGGACGACGGGACGACCGGGCTGCGGGACGTGACCGTGTGGGGGGCGACGGACGCGTGGGCGGCCGGTTCCCTCATCTCGACCACGGCGGACCTGGAGCGGTTCACGAACGCGCTGTTCCGGGGGCGGATCGTGCCGCGGGGGCCGGTGCTGGAGGAGATGTTCACCGTGCCGGAGGTGGCGGACTTCCCGACCGGCAAGCCGGCCGAGTACGCCGTCGGGCTCGCGAGGAAGGTGCTCGGCGGGCGGGAGGTCTGGGGGAAGACGGGTGGCCGCTGGGGCTACAACACGGTCATCGCCTCCACCCGCGACAGCTCCCGCACCCTCGTCTACAGCGTCAACTCGACTGACGCCAAGGGCAAGGACGTGAGCAAGGTGGCCCTGAAGGTGATGGTGGCGGCGTACGGCCTGCCGTCGTAA
- a CDS encoding response regulator gives MTIRVVVADDQELVRSGFAMILDAQPDIEVVAEVGDGAEAVAAVRRYGAHVALLDVRMPRMDGIEACRTISADITRGGRSTPGGRSVPGEGSAPGRGSTPGEGSAPGRGSTPGEGSAPGEGSAPGTVGAPGTVGAPGGRDACRVVMLTTFDSDEYVYEALHAGASGFLLKDVRRDDLVHAVRVVARGDSLLAPSVARRLVEQYTRPAATRPRRPDPRLDALTMRERETLLLLARGLSNAEIAAELVVSDHTVKTHVGNVLSKLGLRDRIQAVICAYETGLIAVGEASLGTGGTSLDAATGPLPGDTGPPRGADRRPPGGVSRAWSSPVSARKRRR, from the coding sequence TTGACGATCCGGGTGGTCGTGGCCGATGACCAGGAGCTGGTCCGCAGCGGGTTCGCGATGATCCTCGATGCCCAGCCGGACATCGAGGTGGTCGCGGAGGTGGGTGACGGGGCCGAGGCCGTGGCGGCGGTGCGGCGGTACGGGGCCCACGTGGCGCTGCTCGACGTCCGTATGCCCCGGATGGACGGGATCGAGGCGTGCCGGACGATCAGCGCGGACATCACACGGGGCGGACGCAGCACACCCGGCGGACGCAGCGTCCCCGGCGAGGGCAGCGCACCGGGCAGAGGCAGCACACCCGGCGAGGGCAGCGCACCGGGCAGAGGCAGCACACCCGGCGAGGGCAGCGCACCGGGCGAGGGCAGCGCGCCGGGTACGGTCGGCGCGCCGGGTACGGTCGGCGCGCCCGGCGGGCGTGACGCCTGCCGTGTCGTGATGCTGACCACCTTCGACTCCGACGAGTACGTCTACGAGGCGCTGCACGCCGGCGCGAGCGGGTTTCTGCTCAAGGACGTCCGGCGGGACGACCTCGTGCATGCCGTACGGGTCGTGGCGCGCGGCGACTCGCTGCTCGCGCCGTCCGTGGCGCGGCGGCTGGTGGAGCAGTACACCCGGCCCGCCGCCACCCGGCCCCGGCGGCCCGATCCCCGGCTCGACGCGCTGACCATGAGGGAGCGGGAGACTCTGTTGCTGCTCGCGCGGGGGCTGTCGAACGCCGAGATCGCCGCGGAGCTGGTCGTCAGCGATCACACCGTCAAGACCCATGTCGGCAACGTGCTCTCCAAGCTCGGGCTGCGGGACCGTATCCAGGCGGTGATCTGCGCTTACGAGACGGGGCTGATCGCGGTGGGTGAGGCGTCGCTCGGGACGGGCGGCACGTCGCTCGACGCGGCCACGGGACCCCTGCCCGGAGACACGGGTCCCCCGCGCGGGGCCGACCGTCGCCCGCCCGGGGGAGTCTCCCGGGCCTGGTCCTCCCCCGTGTCGGCGAGGAAACGGCGCCGCTAG
- a CDS encoding sensor histidine kinase → MGGIRGARGWWERGRVLAGAHPWVVDVGVALLVQGAMTMPFVVPRAAGLAPATWAAYGLMTLTVVPLVWRRRAPLAVLLGILVTSMVYKLAVDGPGQPLPYHGLVIVYTVAVLSPPWKRLVTGLLVLVAVPVGVWLNTRSARELTFSAFVFAAAYVFGRLTDARQRAHRVEAEQVAARERARIAREMHDILSHAVSLMIVQAEAGPVAVRTAPERAEAAFDAISETGRDAMVQLRRMLGVLRDGDDGHEGPEGSERSEGYARSEGYAMSGGYAPGLAPREPQPGVGDLPALLDRVRGSGIEVGYEVVGRERELPGAVGAAVFRIVQEALTNTVKHASARTASVQLRYGEADLHIEVTDDGRGPQAGYGGGHGLIGVRERAAAQGGKAVAGAGPGGRGFEVRVRIPVPAVVPTAEVGR, encoded by the coding sequence GTGGGTGGCATACGGGGTGCGCGGGGGTGGTGGGAGCGGGGGCGGGTGCTCGCGGGTGCCCATCCGTGGGTGGTCGACGTCGGGGTCGCGCTGCTGGTGCAGGGGGCCATGACGATGCCGTTCGTGGTGCCGAGGGCGGCCGGGCTGGCGCCGGCGACATGGGCGGCGTACGGGCTGATGACGCTCACGGTCGTGCCGCTGGTGTGGCGGCGGCGGGCTCCGCTCGCCGTGCTGCTGGGGATCCTGGTGACCAGCATGGTCTACAAGCTGGCGGTGGACGGGCCCGGGCAGCCGTTGCCGTACCACGGGCTCGTGATCGTCTACACGGTCGCCGTGCTGTCGCCACCGTGGAAGCGCCTGGTCACCGGGCTGCTGGTGCTGGTCGCGGTGCCGGTGGGGGTGTGGCTCAACACCCGGAGCGCGCGTGAACTGACCTTCTCCGCCTTCGTGTTCGCGGCGGCGTACGTCTTCGGGCGGCTCACCGACGCCCGCCAGCGCGCCCATCGCGTCGAGGCCGAGCAGGTCGCCGCGCGTGAACGGGCCCGCATCGCACGGGAGATGCACGACATCCTCTCCCACGCGGTGAGCCTGATGATCGTGCAGGCGGAGGCGGGGCCGGTCGCGGTGCGCACCGCCCCGGAGCGGGCGGAGGCCGCCTTCGACGCGATCTCCGAGACGGGGCGGGATGCCATGGTCCAGCTGCGGCGGATGTTGGGTGTGCTGCGGGACGGGGACGACGGCCACGAGGGACCCGAGGGGTCTGAGCGGTCCGAGGGGTACGCGAGGTCCGAGGGGTACGCCATGTCCGGGGGGTACGCGCCCGGGCTCGCGCCGCGTGAGCCGCAGCCGGGGGTCGGGGATCTGCCCGCGCTGCTCGATCGGGTGCGGGGCAGCGGGATCGAGGTCGGGTACGAAGTGGTGGGGCGGGAGCGGGAGCTGCCGGGTGCGGTCGGGGCGGCCGTTTTCCGGATCGTCCAGGAGGCGTTGACGAACACGGTCAAGCACGCGTCCGCCCGCACCGCCTCCGTGCAACTCCGCTACGGGGAGGCGGACTTGCACATCGAGGTGACGGACGACGGGCGCGGTCCGCAGGCCGGGTACGGCGGTGGGCACGGGCTCATCGGGGTGCGGGAGCGGGCGGCCGCGCAGGGGGGCAAGGCCGTCGCCGGGGCGGGGCCGGGCGGGCGCGGGTTCGAGGTGCGGGTGCGGATACCCGTACCGGCTGTGGTGCCGACGGCGGAGGTGGGGCGTTGA
- a CDS encoding effector-associated constant component EACC1, whose translation MSDMLDVTLTLLTDEATDDTLANAPTTPDDDLSVLRRGLVAEPELRGRVRLVTSAPEEGQMGSGIELLAIAIGSSGAVTALVRSLPALIKARRAAAAVELTLPDGRTVKVTADSADDAHTLLDAALRDHRQP comes from the coding sequence ATGAGCGACATGCTGGACGTCACGCTGACACTGCTCACCGACGAGGCCACCGACGACACCCTCGCCAACGCCCCCACCACCCCGGACGACGACCTCTCCGTCCTCCGCCGAGGCCTCGTCGCCGAGCCCGAACTGCGCGGCCGGGTGCGCCTGGTGACCAGCGCCCCGGAGGAGGGCCAGATGGGATCCGGCATCGAACTGCTGGCGATAGCCATCGGCAGCAGCGGTGCCGTCACCGCCCTCGTCCGTTCGCTCCCGGCGCTGATCAAGGCCCGGCGGGCGGCGGCCGCGGTCGAACTGACCCTCCCCGACGGCCGCACCGTGAAGGTCACCGCCGACTCCGCCGACGACGCCCACACCCTCCTCGACGCGGCACTGCGCGACCACCGCCAGCCGTGA
- a CDS encoding caspase, EACC1-associated type: MTLRLPDPRGSRAVLIGTSRYDSDLPDLLAVRNNLEVLQELLTSDASGGFPRERCEVVQDAPDPRAVCATIREAAMTATDTLLVYFSGHGVLNDDLTLHLALTGTDESDLRWTSIPFEAIREILEASPCPNKILILDCCNSGRVLDTLMGNDPEPTEALTIRGTYILTSSANAPSYAPVGERYTAFTGEFIRLLRDGLPGGPDLLTLSTLYDPLTKSLTRRGYPTPRQQSSDGHARLGLVRNRGAALPAGAVSAEGAEGAEAEGTGAPDDRPKSGEVRFGPSPTFHRFRNWGIGLPVSLGLLTTMTMTAPAEKERLDMTDPLHVAAVLSLVAFIGLLQVLGKRNPGDYSLVLSADGVEVQYGGSEHFSYPWHRISRCWIRQRPATRLRGRRHDLMVRPMPGVFPHTASRGTPGPRQDDTKGTLRFADLRRLRVAPEAVEAALATYAGPAWTPSPDLDARRVPAVEPEQVFTADRRLLAVVAVLCAVLGCRTIPLDVLVQPTRILTAVSPLALCAVLLGTAWFAASRFVRPVRLVVGAAGLTLTRGELEIAYAWTEIERIGVVNWPRGARHLGLLAVRPTGRVEGRTDRTNMLLPKLTPGALTLCTLPEVTHDRRLLEAALARFADEEQLAQPGEAWLRNPAEAPQPPGDGLTFRGRQPVSVSFLVGLALIAPLVVGVQLATAPKAPGWLPVLNDLLLAPLFLAGLSAYFLTGRHHVHLDVGPAGVTFRAFGSRQLRIPWGDVDRIGIVVRADPEEHALVLWPRHGAVIPRTPWLPVPRRHGGLRLLTLQEFRIESSAEHLDQAIARYAGRRHTHMAQLRQSARKKN; the protein is encoded by the coding sequence GTGACGCTTCGACTGCCCGACCCCCGGGGTTCCCGCGCGGTCCTCATCGGCACCTCCCGGTACGACAGCGACCTGCCGGACCTCCTCGCCGTACGCAACAACCTGGAGGTCCTGCAGGAACTGCTGACGTCCGACGCGTCCGGCGGGTTTCCGCGCGAGCGCTGCGAGGTGGTCCAGGACGCTCCGGACCCGCGTGCGGTCTGCGCGACGATCCGCGAGGCGGCCATGACCGCCACCGACACCCTGCTCGTCTACTTCTCCGGCCACGGCGTCCTCAACGACGACCTGACCCTCCACCTGGCGCTGACCGGCACGGACGAGAGCGATCTGCGCTGGACGTCCATCCCGTTCGAGGCGATCCGGGAGATCCTCGAAGCGTCGCCCTGCCCCAACAAGATCCTGATCCTCGACTGCTGCAACAGCGGCCGGGTCCTGGACACGCTCATGGGTAACGATCCCGAGCCGACCGAAGCCCTCACCATCCGCGGCACCTACATCCTCACGTCCTCCGCGAACGCCCCCTCCTACGCCCCCGTCGGCGAGCGCTACACCGCCTTCACCGGCGAGTTCATCCGCCTCCTCCGCGACGGCCTCCCCGGCGGCCCCGACCTCCTCACCCTCAGCACCCTCTACGACCCCCTCACCAAGTCCCTGACCCGCCGCGGCTACCCGACCCCACGCCAGCAGAGTTCGGACGGGCACGCGCGGTTGGGGCTGGTGCGGAACCGGGGGGCGGCTCTGCCGGCCGGGGCGGTGAGTGCGGAGGGTGCGGAGGGTGCGGAGGCCGAGGGGACGGGCGCGCCCGACGACCGCCCCAAGAGCGGTGAGGTCCGGTTCGGACCGAGTCCCACCTTTCACCGCTTCCGCAACTGGGGCATCGGACTGCCGGTCTCCCTGGGCCTGCTCACCACCATGACCATGACCGCCCCGGCCGAGAAAGAGCGCCTCGACATGACCGATCCGCTTCACGTGGCCGCGGTCCTGTCCCTCGTGGCCTTCATAGGACTGCTCCAGGTCCTGGGGAAACGGAACCCCGGTGACTACTCACTGGTGCTGAGTGCGGACGGTGTCGAGGTGCAGTACGGGGGTTCCGAACACTTCTCGTACCCGTGGCACCGGATCAGCCGTTGCTGGATACGGCAGCGCCCCGCCACCCGGCTGCGCGGCCGCCGTCACGACCTGATGGTCCGCCCCATGCCCGGCGTCTTCCCGCACACGGCGAGCCGTGGGACCCCCGGCCCCCGCCAGGACGACACCAAGGGCACCCTCCGCTTCGCGGACCTGCGCCGGCTCAGGGTCGCCCCGGAAGCCGTCGAGGCCGCGCTCGCCACCTACGCCGGTCCGGCGTGGACCCCCAGCCCCGACCTCGACGCACGGCGGGTCCCGGCCGTGGAGCCGGAGCAGGTGTTCACCGCCGACCGCCGCCTCCTCGCCGTGGTCGCGGTGCTCTGCGCGGTCCTGGGCTGCAGGACGATCCCGCTCGACGTGCTCGTCCAGCCCACGCGGATCCTGACGGCGGTGTCGCCGCTGGCCCTGTGCGCGGTGTTGCTCGGCACCGCTTGGTTCGCCGCGTCGCGGTTCGTCCGGCCCGTACGGCTGGTGGTCGGCGCGGCGGGACTGACCCTGACCAGGGGGGAGCTGGAGATCGCGTACGCCTGGACGGAGATCGAGCGGATCGGGGTGGTGAACTGGCCGCGCGGCGCACGTCACCTGGGGCTGCTGGCGGTCCGGCCGACCGGGCGTGTGGAGGGCAGGACCGACCGCACGAACATGCTGCTGCCGAAGCTGACACCGGGCGCCCTGACCCTGTGCACACTGCCGGAAGTGACCCACGACCGGCGTCTCCTGGAGGCCGCGCTGGCACGGTTCGCGGACGAGGAACAGCTCGCCCAGCCGGGCGAGGCCTGGCTGCGGAATCCGGCCGAGGCACCGCAACCGCCAGGCGACGGCCTCACGTTCCGGGGCCGTCAGCCCGTGTCGGTGTCCTTCCTTGTGGGCCTGGCACTCATCGCCCCCCTCGTGGTCGGCGTCCAACTGGCCACCGCCCCGAAAGCCCCCGGCTGGCTTCCCGTCCTCAACGACCTGCTGCTCGCACCGCTTTTCCTCGCCGGCCTCTCCGCGTACTTCCTCACCGGCAGACACCACGTGCACCTCGACGTGGGCCCTGCGGGGGTGACCTTCAGGGCCTTCGGCAGCCGCCAACTCCGCATCCCCTGGGGCGACGTGGACCGCATCGGCATCGTCGTGCGCGCCGACCCCGAGGAACACGCCCTCGTCCTGTGGCCACGCCACGGCGCCGTCATCCCCCGCACGCCATGGCTGCCCGTACCGCGTCGACACGGTGGCCTGCGCCTGCTGACCCTCCAGGAATTCCGGATCGAGAGCTCCGCGGAACACCTTGACCAGGCCATAGCCCGCTACGCCGGCCGCCGCCACACCCACATGGCACAACTCCGCCAGTCGGCTCGGAAGAAGAACTGA
- a CDS encoding LacI family DNA-binding transcriptional regulator, translating into MGDVARLAGVSSQTVSRVSNGFAGVNADTRQQVLAAMRELGYRPNSAARALRRGEFRTLGVITFSLSTLGNIRTLDAIATSAAREGYAVTLLPVAVPTQDEVNGAFSRLGELAVDAVIVIMEVHLLDAATVSVPPGVQVVVADSDAGDRYTVVDTDQAGGARDAVRHLLDLGHGTVWHLGGPEDSFAAQRRANAWRATLAEAGVLDAPPLVRGDWSAESGYRAGLRIAEEADCTAVFVANDQMALGLLRALNERGRRVPEDVSVVGFDDIPEAASFLPPLTTVHQDFAEVGRLCVEGVLRKMREGAGEGPEDGQGNGRGDGQGNGRGEAREGEEHGTTLVPTRLVRRRSTAPPPAQSTAPPSASAR; encoded by the coding sequence ATGGGTGACGTCGCGCGGCTCGCCGGGGTCTCCTCCCAGACCGTCTCCCGGGTGTCCAACGGGTTCGCCGGGGTCAACGCGGACACCCGGCAGCAGGTGCTCGCCGCGATGCGGGAGCTGGGGTACCGGCCCAACAGCGCGGCGCGGGCGCTGCGGCGCGGGGAGTTCCGGACGCTCGGCGTGATCACCTTCTCCCTCTCCACCCTGGGGAACATACGTACGCTCGACGCGATCGCCACGTCCGCCGCGCGGGAGGGGTACGCCGTCACGCTGCTGCCCGTCGCCGTGCCGACGCAGGACGAGGTGAACGGGGCGTTCTCGCGGCTCGGTGAGCTGGCCGTGGACGCCGTGATCGTGATCATGGAGGTCCATCTGCTCGACGCGGCGACCGTGTCCGTGCCGCCCGGGGTGCAGGTCGTGGTGGCCGACTCCGACGCCGGGGACCGGTACACCGTCGTCGACACCGACCAGGCGGGCGGCGCGCGGGACGCCGTACGGCATCTGCTGGACCTCGGGCACGGGACGGTGTGGCATCTGGGCGGGCCCGAGGACTCGTTCGCGGCGCAGCGGCGGGCGAACGCGTGGCGGGCCACCCTCGCCGAGGCGGGTGTCCTGGACGCGCCGCCTCTCGTGCGGGGCGACTGGTCGGCCGAGTCCGGGTACCGGGCCGGGCTGCGGATCGCCGAGGAGGCGGACTGCACGGCCGTGTTCGTCGCGAACGACCAGATGGCGCTGGGGTTGTTGCGGGCCCTGAACGAGCGCGGGCGTCGGGTCCCCGAGGACGTCAGTGTCGTCGGCTTCGACGACATTCCCGAGGCCGCGTCCTTCCTGCCGCCCCTGACCACCGTCCACCAGGACTTCGCCGAGGTGGGGCGGCTGTGTGTGGAGGGGGTGCTCCGCAAGATGCGGGAGGGCGCGGGAGAAGGACCGGAGGACGGGCAGGGGAACGGGCGGGGGGACGGGCAGGGGAACGGGCGGGGAGAAGCGCGGGAGGGCGAGGAGCACGGGACGACTCTCGTGCCTACCCGGCTCGTACGGCGGCGCAGTACGGCACCGCCGCCGGCGCAGAGTACGGCACCGCCGTCGGCGTCCGCCCGCTGA